The genomic region GGGCCCGGCAAGACGATCGTCACCGTGCTTTGCGATTCCGGCAGCCGTTACCAGTCGAAGCTGTTCAATGCGGACTTCATGCGCGCCAAGAGCCTTCCTGTGCCTGAATGGCTGGAGAAGCGCAGCAACATCAAGCTGCCGTTCGTCTAGAACGTTCCGGAAGCCGGCCGTCTAGCTCCAGTTCGAGCGAGACGATCCCTGCGACACCCGCGCGAGGCGCTCGTTCGATAGCGAAGGCTTGTTCGCGCGTGTGCGCGGCGGGAGGGGAGCGCCGTAGGAGCCCTCGCTGTCGCCGCTCGGCCAGAACATGAGCGCGAGCATCAGCGCGAGGTTGACGAGCGCGCCGACCGCCGTTGCCTGGTGCTCCTCCCCGATCGCCCAGGCCGGAAACCGGCCCGCGACGACATGGTCGACGATCATGAGCGCGAACCAGGCAGGCACCACGCAGACCGGATCCCAGCCGATGTCGCGGATGCGCATCGATTGCAGCGTGAGGGTCGCAACTCCGAAGAACACGATCGCGGCGATCATCGCCCAGCTCTTGGTGAGGTCTTCGGGTCGGATCGCGCCGGGCGAGGTGTTGTTCAGCACGGCCATTGCGATTGCAAAGCAGATCGCCGTCATCACGATCGCAAGCGCGACCGTCGCGAGGAAGAAATGCAATCGCCCGAGCCGGGCGTTCAAGCCGAAGACGAAACCGAGCATTGGCGCACCCTTTTGGCGCCACATGCCCAGAGATAGCTTTCGGAGCCATGAACCGGCACGGTCGCGGAGCGCCGCATGGTTTCCGGAGGACTAAGGTGGCCGGCGCAATTCGAGGCTCGCCTCACCCGGCACGGTCAGGCGCCCTCGCCGCCTTCGGAGGCCACAGCACAGTAGTCGCGCCAGAACTGGCGATAGCCCGCTTCGACCTCGCGCGTGTAGATTTCGACATTGCCGGCGGGGGACGCTGCGATCCGGGCCGGCAAGTCGCTGCGCAACC from Bradyrhizobium lupini harbors:
- a CDS encoding DUF805 domain-containing protein encodes the protein MLGFVFGLNARLGRLHFFLATVALAIVMTAICFAIAMAVLNNTSPGAIRPEDLTKSWAMIAAIVFFGVATLTLQSMRIRDIGWDPVCVVPAWFALMIVDHVVAGRFPAWAIGEEHQATAVGALVNLALMLALMFWPSGDSEGSYGAPLPPRTRANKPSLSNERLARVSQGSSRSNWS